One genomic window of Terriglobia bacterium includes the following:
- a CDS encoding serine/threonine protein kinase, with product MSLAAIAADASPVLDDRFFLLESLGRGGMGSVYRAFDRVEGRHVALKVLDDREPAGPSHPLSAEFEAWSRLAHPNIVAALELSRSRGGPIESGRPYLVLEYFEGLPVNRVIRPGRASAEALEGLSREVLSALAHVHEAGLVHRDVKPGNVLVRAAGRPPGRVKITDFGLAVEAGRTGVPGRVSGSIPYLAPEALTGEPLDGRADLYGLGILLYHLAAGRMPAPHDAPGEILRWHLEGARADPREAAPWLPERLARFIARLIARDREERPRSAVEALLALGGRCAPRAAVPRPMAGRAERAVLRLAVDAARLGARRRIALPASSCGAESLLREARVLAGIHGLAVHRLRPGERSGLGSAVLALLLDRGADARALVERHRLLRGLPLALLGGLPVWDRAREGSGGRPDPELLRASARGVAEFLLESSSLRPLVLVADRAALTDPLAREVAARLDRAIRDDPAPRPGRGGLLLLVADGYEHPLVAPQLTQT from the coding sequence GGTTCTTCCTTCTCGAGAGCCTGGGCCGCGGAGGGATGGGGAGCGTGTATCGCGCGTTCGACCGGGTGGAGGGGCGGCACGTCGCTCTCAAGGTCCTCGACGACCGGGAGCCCGCGGGCCCCTCCCACCCGCTGTCGGCGGAGTTCGAGGCGTGGTCGCGCCTCGCGCACCCGAACATCGTGGCGGCGCTCGAGCTTTCGCGCTCGAGGGGCGGCCCGATCGAGTCGGGCCGCCCCTATCTGGTGCTCGAGTACTTCGAGGGGCTTCCCGTGAATCGCGTGATCCGGCCCGGGAGGGCCAGCGCGGAGGCCCTCGAGGGGCTCTCCCGCGAGGTGCTGTCGGCGCTCGCCCACGTTCACGAGGCGGGGCTCGTGCACCGCGACGTCAAGCCGGGGAACGTCTTGGTCCGGGCCGCGGGACGGCCTCCGGGTCGGGTGAAGATCACGGACTTCGGACTCGCCGTCGAGGCGGGACGCACGGGGGTGCCGGGGCGCGTGAGCGGATCGATCCCGTACCTGGCCCCCGAGGCGCTGACCGGGGAGCCCCTCGACGGCCGCGCTGATCTCTACGGTCTCGGGATCCTGCTGTACCACCTCGCCGCGGGCCGGATGCCGGCGCCTCACGACGCTCCCGGAGAGATCCTGAGATGGCACCTCGAGGGCGCGCGCGCCGACCCGCGCGAGGCCGCCCCCTGGCTCCCCGAAAGGCTCGCGCGCTTCATCGCTCGGCTCATCGCCCGCGATCGTGAGGAGCGGCCCCGCTCCGCGGTCGAGGCGCTCCTGGCGCTCGGCGGGAGGTGCGCCCCTCGCGCCGCCGTGCCGCGGCCGATGGCGGGACGCGCGGAGCGGGCGGTGCTGCGCCTCGCGGTGGACGCGGCGCGGCTCGGCGCGCGGCGGCGGATCGCCCTCCCCGCGTCATCGTGCGGCGCCGAGTCGCTCCTCAGGGAAGCCCGGGTCCTGGCGGGGATCCACGGCCTCGCGGTGCACCGGCTGCGTCCCGGCGAGCGCTCCGGCCTCGGGAGCGCGGTCCTCGCGCTCCTCCTCGACCGGGGAGCCGACGCCCGCGCGCTGGTGGAGCGGCACCGTCTGCTCCGCGGGCTCCCCCTCGCGCTCCTCGGCGGCCTCCCGGTGTGGGACCGCGCGCGCGAAGGGAGCGGCGGCCGGCCCGACCCCGAGCTGCTGCGCGCATCCGCGCGGGGCGTCGCCGAATTCCTCCTGGAGTCGTCGAGCCTGAGGCCGCTGGTGCTGGTGGCCGACCGCGCGGCGCTCACCGACCCGCTCGCCCGGGAGGTCGCGGCACGACTCGATCGCGCGATCCGGGATGATCCCGCGCCGCGGCCGGGACGGGGCGGATTGCTGCTGCTCGTCGCCGACGGCTACGAGCACCCGCTGGTCGCGCCGCAGTTGACGCAGACGTAG
- a CDS encoding vitamin B12-dependent ribonucleotide reductase — MLQPESRSSKDDRTNPVAGDVAPGAADRVPNPRDGLRIPRRFTRPGVHPYEEIDWDRRDAVISNERGEVTFEQRGVEVPRSWSQLATNVVAQKYFRGQLGSPEREYSVKQLLDRVVRTAARWGRDGGYFATEADAEAFEAELCHLLLHQMLSFNSPVWFNCGVEEHPQVSACFINSVQDTMQSILGLAKTEGMLFKYGSGTGSNLSTLRSSREPLAGGGTASGPVSFMKGYDAFAGVIKSGGKTRRAAKMVILNVDHPDIEDFVASKADEEKKACALIDAGYSGEFNVHGGAYDSVFFQNANHSVRVNDEFMRVVLNDGEWQTRAVTTGRVMGTYRARDLMRRVADAAWTCGDPGIQFDTTINAWHTCPNTARINASNPCSEYMFLDDSACNLASLNLMRFRRPDGEFDAEAFRHAVAVAITAMEIWVSNASYPTDPITRNSLEYRPLGLGYANLGAILMSRGLPYDSEPGRAYAAAITALMCGHAYATSARISAKVGPFPGYERNREPFLGVMRKHQAHADGIDPRLVPSDLLSAARSAWADVVTLGTEHGLRNAQATVLAPTGTIAFMMDCDTTGIEPDLALVKYKKLVGGGLFKIVNNTVPLALRKLGYEHDTIQRILDYINDRDTIEGAPDVAAEHLPVFDCAFRPANGERSIHYMGHVKMMAAVQPFISGAISKTVNMPGTATVEEIEGTYVEAWKLGLKAIAIYRDGCKRTQPMSAGKEKEIEKAVAAATHLRRRKLPDTRRSITHKFSIAGYEGYITVGIYEDGNPGEIFITLGKAGSTLAGFADSFATAISFALQHGVELRFLVDKFTHVRFEPSGFTGNPEIPLAQSIVDYVFRWMALQFLPKEDQPARAAAVNGTEIEPDRKRSAALEEREHEVFVRQADAPPCSDCGQLMVRNGACYVCVNCGATSGCS; from the coding sequence ATGCTCCAACCCGAGTCGCGATCCTCGAAGGACGACCGCACGAACCCGGTCGCCGGAGACGTCGCTCCCGGTGCCGCCGACCGCGTTCCCAATCCTCGAGACGGACTCCGGATTCCGCGGCGATTCACCCGGCCGGGAGTTCATCCTTACGAGGAGATCGACTGGGATCGCCGGGACGCGGTGATCTCCAACGAGCGCGGCGAGGTGACCTTCGAGCAACGAGGGGTCGAAGTCCCGCGGTCCTGGTCCCAGCTCGCGACCAACGTGGTCGCGCAGAAGTACTTCCGGGGTCAGCTCGGCTCCCCCGAGCGCGAGTACAGCGTCAAGCAGCTTCTCGACCGGGTGGTCCGAACCGCGGCCCGCTGGGGACGCGACGGAGGGTACTTCGCCACCGAGGCGGATGCCGAGGCGTTCGAGGCGGAGCTCTGTCACCTCCTGCTCCACCAGATGCTGTCGTTCAACTCGCCGGTCTGGTTCAACTGCGGGGTCGAGGAGCACCCGCAGGTGTCCGCCTGCTTCATCAACTCGGTCCAGGACACGATGCAGTCCATCCTCGGCCTCGCGAAGACCGAGGGGATGCTGTTCAAGTACGGCTCCGGCACCGGTTCGAATCTCTCGACCCTCCGCTCGAGCCGCGAGCCTCTCGCCGGCGGCGGGACCGCGTCGGGCCCCGTGTCGTTCATGAAGGGGTACGACGCGTTCGCCGGCGTGATCAAGTCGGGCGGGAAGACGCGCCGCGCGGCGAAGATGGTCATCCTGAACGTCGACCACCCCGACATCGAGGACTTCGTCGCCTCCAAGGCGGACGAGGAGAAGAAGGCCTGCGCTCTCATCGACGCGGGGTACTCCGGCGAGTTCAACGTCCATGGCGGCGCCTACGATTCCGTCTTCTTCCAGAACGCGAACCACTCGGTGCGCGTCAACGACGAGTTCATGCGGGTGGTGCTGAACGACGGGGAGTGGCAGACCCGCGCGGTGACCACCGGCCGGGTCATGGGGACCTACCGCGCGCGGGATCTCATGCGGCGGGTCGCCGACGCGGCGTGGACCTGCGGCGACCCGGGCATCCAGTTCGACACGACGATCAACGCGTGGCACACCTGCCCCAACACCGCGCGGATCAACGCGTCGAATCCCTGCTCCGAGTACATGTTCCTCGACGACTCCGCCTGCAACCTGGCCTCGCTGAACCTGATGCGCTTCCGCCGGCCCGACGGGGAGTTCGACGCCGAGGCGTTCCGTCACGCCGTCGCCGTGGCGATCACCGCCATGGAGATCTGGGTGAGCAATGCCTCGTATCCGACCGATCCGATCACCCGGAATTCCCTCGAGTACCGGCCGCTGGGGCTCGGGTACGCGAACCTCGGCGCCATCCTGATGTCCCGGGGGCTCCCGTACGACTCCGAGCCGGGCCGGGCGTACGCCGCGGCGATCACCGCTCTCATGTGCGGCCACGCGTACGCCACCTCCGCGCGGATCTCCGCGAAGGTCGGGCCGTTCCCCGGCTACGAGCGGAACCGCGAGCCGTTCCTCGGCGTGATGCGCAAGCACCAGGCGCACGCCGACGGCATCGACCCCCGGCTCGTCCCCTCGGACCTCCTCTCCGCGGCTCGGAGCGCCTGGGCGGACGTGGTCACCCTCGGAACCGAGCACGGACTCCGCAACGCGCAGGCCACGGTCCTCGCCCCCACGGGAACCATCGCCTTCATGATGGACTGCGACACCACCGGGATCGAGCCCGATCTGGCGCTGGTCAAGTACAAGAAGCTGGTTGGAGGCGGGCTCTTCAAGATCGTGAACAACACCGTGCCGCTCGCCCTCAGGAAGCTCGGGTACGAGCACGACACGATCCAGAGGATTCTGGACTACATCAACGATCGCGACACCATCGAGGGGGCGCCGGACGTCGCGGCGGAGCATCTCCCGGTGTTCGACTGCGCGTTCCGCCCGGCCAACGGCGAGCGGTCGATCCACTACATGGGCCACGTCAAGATGATGGCGGCCGTGCAACCGTTCATCTCCGGCGCCATCTCGAAGACGGTCAACATGCCGGGGACCGCCACCGTGGAGGAGATCGAGGGGACCTACGTCGAGGCCTGGAAGCTCGGGCTCAAGGCGATCGCCATCTACCGGGACGGCTGCAAGCGGACCCAGCCGATGTCGGCCGGGAAGGAAAAGGAGATCGAGAAGGCGGTCGCCGCCGCCACGCACCTGAGGAGGCGGAAGCTCCCCGACACCCGCAGGTCCATCACGCACAAGTTCTCCATCGCGGGATACGAGGGGTACATCACGGTCGGCATCTACGAGGATGGGAACCCCGGGGAGATCTTCATCACGCTGGGAAAGGCCGGATCGACCCTCGCCGGCTTCGCGGACTCGTTCGCGACGGCGATCTCCTTCGCGCTCCAGCACGGCGTCGAGCTCAGGTTCCTCGTGGACAAGTTCACCCACGTGCGGTTCGAGCCTTCGGGGTTCACGGGGAACCCCGAGATCCCGCTGGCGCAGTCCATCGTGGACTACGTGTTCCGGTGGATGGCCCTGCAGTTCCTCCCGAAGGAGGACCAGCCCGCCCGGGCGGCGGCGGTCAACGGGACCGAGATCGAGCCCGACCGGAAACGGAGCGCCGCCCTCGAGGAGCGGGAGCACGAGGTGTTCGTCCGGCAGGCGGACGCGCCGCCGTGCTCCGACTGCGGCCAGCTCATGGTGCGCAACGGTGCCTGCTACGTCTGCGTCAACTGCGGCGCGACCAGCGGGTGCTCGTAG